The nucleotide sequence ACCTATGGCAAGGCCTATGACGGTAACAGAAATGGTGTGTATGGTGAACAGGGGCTTGACGATTACGTTTGGTCGTTCCGCACCCGGTTGGCGGGCGATTTTGACGGCAATGATACGGTTGACTATGCCGATATCCCCCGCCTGGCCACGTTATGGTACTGGAGCGCCAAAGATATCAACCGCGACAGCGTTCGTGCGCTGGAAATCGGGCCGGCAACCGGTAAGGTGCCCTTCCTTGGCATTCAACCCGATTCCCTGTTCGATTTTGAAGACCTCTGTGTGTTTTTGCAGATGTGGCAGTGGTTTACACCCGATACTTTTACTGCTGCCTTTGAGGGGCAATCGCCAACAAATATTCAATCAAAGCCACTCTCAATGGCAAAGAAAAGCACATACGCCACCCGTGAGGCGGTAATTCCTTTTGCACCATGGTCCGCGCGGCGTTCCCAACCGGCCTTTCAGACCATAACATCAGAGGCACACGACACCTACTGGTCACCCCGGGTGAGCATTGGTATTGATGCCAAGGGTATACATAATCTGGTCGCCTGTCGATATCGCATCTTTTTTGACCCAAACCACTATGTGTTCGATAAGGCCGACAGTATGGCCTTTTTACAACGTGGCGGCAGCGACCTGGTGCGCTACCTGCGAAAAAATTCGGGGTTTGTGGAGTTAAGCCTGGGGCGCCTCTCCGCCTCTCAACTCTCGGTTAGCGGGTCGGGTACGATAGCACAGTTCCTGCTCAAGCCCAAAACGAGCGAGCCCGGGCCTGTTCTGGTGCAATATGATTTAAAGAACCATGAGGGTGAAATAATCGAGACAGGCATCGTGGAGCTGTTTGAAAGCGAAAAAAAGAGAGTACCTAAAAATCCGGGGATACACTCATTTGTCGTTGCACCCAATCCCTCAACACCTGCACCTCATGCGACGCCCTTTACATTCAAAAACAGCTATATGGAAGCCCGTAATCTAACCGATGGAAAAGGCGGGGTGTTGCTGGTTTTCGATCTTGTGACTCCTTCACGGGAGAACAATGATATCAGTACCTTTAAAGCGTCAATCACTATTCGCGACATGATGGGCAATCTCATTGCAGAGACCGGCAAGCAAAACATTCTCGCCCTCGCTCCTTCGGAGATTCTGTCAACCCATAAATTCGCGGTCTACTGGGACGGCCGCAACGAAAATGGAGCCCCGGTTATGCCGGGCACCTATCGCGCAGTGCTTTCATGGGGACATTCAAATGGTGGCGGAAAGGAAGTGGCGGTTATTGGTATCAGGTAAATTTTGCAAAGGGTACCGGCCGCGGGGAAAATTGTACGTAAAGCCACCGTTGCAGAGCGCCAGGCCTCAGCCACCGAGAACCGGCAACCGGCCACGAAGGCTCTCGAAGTAACCGGGATCGAATCTTTTGTTAACTTGCCGCCGGTCGGTATGACAGCCTACAGCACAATGGTAAAGACACGAAAGCATTCGGTACAAAAGATTCACCGTCCTTTCTCGTACCCTTTCATTGCCCGCCCGGCGAGGTGCCGGTCTTGTTCGTTTGGTTTGACTTTGGCCAGGATTATGGACATGGTATCGACTGCCCGGGGGACCCGCAGGATGTCGGCCAGTGCTCCGCCACGGGCACGAAGCTGTTCGCCGATTTCACTCAGTCCGAAACTCAGTTTCCTGGTGTCAAACCGGTAGTCGGTCCATCCCACATACCAGTACCAGTCGGTGTAGTAGGCCCAGGACCGTTCGTTGAATGCCCGGATATGGGTCGGGTCCTGCCAGGCGCCATAGGAGAGGTCGTAGGGCACGGTCGCGATCAGGGTGCCTTCTTCTTTGAGGAGGTGTAAAAAACTGGTCATGGCAACGGGAAGTTCCCGGAGATGCTCGAGCACATCATGGGCAATTATCGAATCGAACATGCCGGGAGTAAACTCGATCTCACCGAATCGTCCGCTGGTGAACCGGGTTTTTTCCGGTGGTGGAAAGGGCTCGTTAAGATTAAAGACCACATCGGGATGCCAGTAAGGGTCGATATCGATATTGATACAATCCTCCTGAAAATCCCGTCCGCTGCCGACATTGAGCTTGTTTGGTAATTCCATATATTATCCGGGTGAGAGGGTTTAAGAAATCTTGCACAAATTATAGCACCAGGGCAGGGAAGAGTCAAATATGATCATTACGAAGCGGCGTTGCAGGGTGTTGAAATGCATAAAATTTTTTTAAAGGAAAGCCGGGTTTGAAAATCCGCTTAAAATCCGTCCATAATATGCATGCCGTCGAGTGAGCCGTAGGGAAGGGCATGGGTTATACTGGTATCGGTTTCTCTGGTGAGATCGACCTGGTATATCGTATCCCGGGAAAGAAGCGATTTGTTGTTGTCGGTAAGCACCGATACATTCGGTTTTGTAAACGATCTTCCGTTTGCCTTTATTACCCGGGCGATGGAGCCGGAGCTTAATTCCACCAGGCTGCCGACCGGGAAAAGGGAGGAGTAGGTGAGAAAAGCGCGGAGCAATTCTCCGGAGATAAACCCTTTCCGTGTCAGCTTGATAAGGGCTTCCATGCCCTTGTATGGGGTGAATGCAGGCCGGTAGACTCTGGGTGAAGAGAGGGCTTCGAAGACATCGGCTATTTGTACGATCCGGGCGTAGGAGTGGATCAACCGTCTGGACCGTCGCTTGGGATAGCCCAGTTTGTTGTCGCGTTCATGGTTCTGGTAGGCGACAATGGGCACCTGTCTCGGAAGGCGGCTTACATTTTCGAGAAGGTGGAGCCCGATAATCGAATGTTTATGAATTTCAAAGAGTTCATCCCGGTCGAGGCGCCCCTTTTTCAGGCGGATATTTTTCGGCGTCAACAGCATCCCGACATCGTGGAGGAGCGCGCCCATACCAATTTCCACAACCTGTTCCCGGCTGTAATTGTTGGCAGCGGCGATATTTATCGACAACAGGCAGACATTGAGCGTGTGATTGTACAGATAGTCCTGCCCCCGGGGCTTGATTCCCGAAATGTTGAGGAGAATATTTTTGTCGTTAACAAATGTTTCGACGAATCGTTCGACGATAGCGCGGAGATTACGGCCATTGGTTGCATGGCCGTTGGCCAGAGTGTTCATCACCAGGGCAACTTCAGACAAAGCGTTGCTATAGGAGAACGCGATTTTTCCCTTGTACTCTTCGGTCCGTTCCGAAACGTCGATTTCTTTACATTGTTCGGAGAGGGGCGGCCCTGAAGGATCTCCCATACCGGTTTCGGAACTGATATCTTTGTCGATATCGGCAGCTTTGGAACTGTTGTTTAATTGCTCAAATCCTTCCCGGCCCGATTTAATCCCCTTGAATTCGGCCAGTTCGAGCGCTTTGGGCGCTTCGGGTTCTAAAGGTATTTCTGGAGGTATATCGTCGGTGAGAGCCTTCTTTTTTCCATTTCCGTCAAGTTCAATATCTTCAATGGTATACTGTTTCTCGATTAGTTTCTGGATCTCATCATCTTCGGAATCTTTAACATATAAGGTTGTGTTATTGTTTCGCCGCAGTGCTTCGATATGGTGCGGTTCTACCATGACATCCTGGGAGAGGAGAAGATGGCCGTCACGGCTGTAAAATGCCAGGCTCGTCTTTTTACCTATGGCTATCTGTGATAAATCGACTTCTTTCATATGCTCTCCGACAAATAATTACCCGCTCAAAGGGTAGTAAACTATCTATATTTTATCCGGTGCCGGTTTGGAAAGAGATAATCGCCTTCAGTATGATTTTCGGCACGGCAGTATAGGTGATGTGTCGGAAAGCGAGCTGCAGAAGATACTTTTACCGTCAAAAAGTATGCATAGGAGAA is from Chitinivibrionales bacterium and encodes:
- a CDS encoding methyltransferase domain-containing protein, which produces MELPNKLNVGSGRDFQEDCINIDIDPYWHPDVVFNLNEPFPPPEKTRFTSGRFGEIEFTPGMFDSIIAHDVLEHLRELPVAMTSFLHLLKEEGTLIATVPYDLSYGAWQDPTHIRAFNERSWAYYTDWYWYVGWTDYRFDTRKLSFGLSEIGEQLRARGGALADILRVPRAVDTMSIILAKVKPNEQDRHLAGRAMKGYEKGR
- a CDS encoding HD domain-containing protein, giving the protein MKEVDLSQIAIGKKTSLAFYSRDGHLLLSQDVMVEPHHIEALRRNNNTTLYVKDSEDDEIQKLIEKQYTIEDIELDGNGKKKALTDDIPPEIPLEPEAPKALELAEFKGIKSGREGFEQLNNSSKAADIDKDISSETGMGDPSGPPLSEQCKEIDVSERTEEYKGKIAFSYSNALSEVALVMNTLANGHATNGRNLRAIVERFVETFVNDKNILLNISGIKPRGQDYLYNHTLNVCLLSINIAAANNYSREQVVEIGMGALLHDVGMLLTPKNIRLKKGRLDRDELFEIHKHSIIGLHLLENVSRLPRQVPIVAYQNHERDNKLGYPKRRSRRLIHSYARIVQIADVFEALSSPRVYRPAFTPYKGMEALIKLTRKGFISGELLRAFLTYSSLFPVGSLVELSSGSIARVIKANGRSFTKPNVSVLTDNNKSLLSRDTIYQVDLTRETDTSITHALPYGSLDGMHIMDGF